Genomic DNA from Eschrichtius robustus isolate mEscRob2 chromosome 4, mEscRob2.pri, whole genome shotgun sequence:
CAAGGCTGAAGATGAAGACAAGGTCTGAAAGTAGCTTACTtgtgttaaaaaaatgtattctgatACTTGTTCAGATAGTAAGGTGGATTGTATTCAGGACGGTTGCAATAGGTGTAGGGACTGCTGCAGTGGGGTTTTGCAGCAAGGAGAGATTGGGCTTAACTCAGGATACAACAAAGAAAAGTAGGGATTTACAGCCAAAgagcagggtgggaggagggggtcaGCGGATGAAAAATTATGATGAGGGTATGGTGATTCTTGCTAAACTGACCTAAtgggattcttgctgaaggcaggctgGGGTGATATGATAttatctgggggtgggggtggggggtaggggatgAGAAATTTGGCCAGATGTCCAGAGTCATCAGATTCCAGGGTGGGGGATTCGGGCTAAACTGatttagcaggattcttgctaaaactgggctATGCAGGCCCTCCCAGGATGGACACTGGAGATCCAAGCCTAGGCAGCTCAGACCAGCCTGACTACAGGTCAAGGAGAGAGTCTGTCACTTGTTGGGAGAGGATGCCCATATGCAACAATGAACACAGGAGAGGTCAGCGATGGTTCAGTCCTGAATTTGAGGATGGTTTAACGTGTAACTGATGGAGACCATCATTGTGTGTTCATATGGGTACACATTTTACATATCTGAGGAGAATGGGAAGAAAGGatgtttgaaaaagaatgggATCAAGCTGACATGGAATGTGGGCCCAAATATCAAATTcaatgaaaaaagccagttgcAAAACTGTGTGCTTAGTATAATTCCATATTTGGTAAAAATGAATGGTAATAATAAATAGTAGTTTATATACAAGGAAGGAAAAAGTATTGGAATGTAAACAGAATTGTTAAAAGTTTTCATTGGGGAATAGAATTATAGTGAAGGTTCAAGTTTCATGGTATAGGTTTGAGTAATTTTTTAGttgttgtagttttctttttataacaaATACTACCTTcgcaattaggaaaaaaaattttttttaatgggggaGGGGCTAAAGGGGCAACAGAGCCCTCGTCTCTCCTTAGCACTGTCTAGGAAAGAGTTCAACCAAAGAAGTCATATCAGCTAACTCACTGGCCCCAAAGGCGATGCTCGAACCCTGTCGTCAGCTGCTTTTTCCCCAGGCAGGACACAGAGTTCACCAGCTTTCAGCCTGCGACTCAGGCAGTGGCTGTGTGAGCTTCTTAAATGCCAGGTGCATAGGAAAAATTTATATGGGAACAAAGGTATAAGAGAGCGAATCAGGAGAATGTCAATATCAAATACTCAATGTGCCAACAAAGTTAAGTCCTTAGTAGAATGAGCACAAGTCCAGCAAACTTTAAAAGTAAATCTGTGCCAGTGGGTTCCATTGGAAGTCAGAGGATCTTTCCCAAAGGCAGGAAATGAGAATCACCCCTTCCAGCACTGGCTTTATCTATAACCCTGGATTTGACACTGAGTTGTAccccttattagctgtgtgatatcggggaagttacttaacctctctgacccttggtttcttcatcagtaaaatgtggaataatagtatctacctcataagACTGTTGTGTGGATTATCACAATATGCCTCAGCTCGGGGGCTGGCATATAAAGGAAGGCCCAGTAAGTATCTGCAATTAAAAAACCTATAACAAAAGAAAGTAAATATGTACAAAACAAAATCCCAAACAACCACAGACAACTCTATATGCTAAAACACAAAAGCATTAAATAAAGGTTTATTGGCATCATATTACAGACACATTTTATCTTATGCAAGCATTACAGCAAATTCTGTATAATGAGATATATAAGCAAATAGCAAGAAAGGTTGTTGTGATATAGTATAAGACATCATTAAATGGAGAAATCCTACACAGTAAAAGGAACTTAGTGATCCTTTGtgaattatttctcttttgtctCTAGGTCTTCATATTTATCCACGTCAAAGATAATTTGTTGATAAATGTCCAGGCCAACCTttgaatatgttttaaattttccccattttaatcAATTGTCTCCTCATGTATTCTATTCTGTAAGTTCACTAATAAGCACTAGAGCTCACACCACACAAATGGGAATAGAAAGATGCATACATTTGGAGTCAGATGTATCcattttttattcaatttgtgaccttgagcacattATGTAATTTCTTTGTTCTTTGGGATCTTTGTTTGTTCAATGAGACTGCAATAATGTCTTCATCTCAGAGTTGTTATGGGGATTAAATAATTGTATCTCACATGCCTGGCACTCAGTATGTGCTTAAAGGTTGTTAGTTTCCCTGCTTTACCAAAAGGAATCTTAAGAGATCATCAcccttctcattttacaaatgagaaagctcAAGACCACAGAAGTTAAAAAAACCACACATCCTGAGTCCCATTTCTACACTCTTTCCACTGCTGTCCTTTCTCTTATTAGCTTGTTTATCTtcaatagagaagagaaaactcagTGGAATCAAAaagtactgttttcttttttttaaatataggtaaGCCACCAAGAGACTTTTAAAGGAGGTATACGTTTTATGAAAGGTAATAAGTAGTCTAAGAACCGTTTTAAATCCTCAGAGATATTAAAAACAGAAGTTCTGTTCTTCCAAGATTTCCATAGCAGAACATAAGTATTCTGTATGCTTTGGCACCAAAAACTCCAGCACTGAGTATTTATCTGCACATTTGTACTCAGGCCTTCGGAATGCTTGCCCATGGAATCCGCAAAGGAATTGGAGTTCAGTATTCAGAGCAGTGAAGTTTGCTCAGCACACAGCTGTATTTGAAGCCCAGCTCTCTTCCATTAGTCAACGGAACTTGCACAAAATGCAAGTAATTTAAATGTAAGTGCTGGGATCTTACCCTGCTTTCATAGCTTTGTCATCTTTTTCCATACCTGAAGATCACCTGTGGATAAGCCAAGAGAACCCGTGATCATGTGCGTGATGGAAAAAGTCAAAACTGGGCAACCTGTAATTTAGACCTTGGCCTCTTTATTTGAGGAAGAATGGCAAGCTTTATTTGGCAGGAAGGAGATATTCAACACTACCATTAAAAAGAGCTAAAAGAgtatgttatttctttaaaaacatgtttttaaaatgacattttaccaTAGTAAAATTGGTTGaattttatttggttattttaaaaatatttgtacctTTATTTGTCTCTCTCAGTTGTTTCACTTGCCTCTTTGCTGGTCTCAAGTAAAGTTCTTACTACATCCAGAAGCACCAGGAAACTTTAAATGTCACTAAGGCTACTTGTGGGTGCTCTGATACTTGGAGACACAACCATTGGAAATGGGCCATATCTGTGACTACACCAGTTGCTCTTAGCAAATTGCTCACACAGCAAACTATATCTGTGGTTATAACTCTTAAACGGTTCAGCCACAATCCAGGTATTTTAACCATATGGATCCACAGAAGGGCACAAAATTGGTCAGTCAAATGTAGAGGCCTATGTGACATCTCTGTGGCTTTTGAGGGTAACAAACTGCTTCCAAAAACTGCTTGTTGATTTGGCATTGGGGAAATTTTCCAACCTGCACGGTAAAAGTAGcaatatgttaattttatttaataggtCAGAGTTCATTTTATAGGAAGGGATGAGACTGAACAGTCAAACTTCTAACCCTGCTATGTATTAATGTACTTGGTTCCgtttattacaaataatttttctcaGAAGCAAAATCCTGTCAGAATTATAATTAAATACGGACATTTGGGAGTCTTGTCAAGTGTATCTTAAAACAACTGTTTATATAATTCTGTGCTGCCTTATTTACACAATGTAGAAAGATTATACCAAGGGCTAACCATAGACAAGAAATGGATATTTGCTCCTTTCCAAATTATGACAATTTGATTGGATATTAATATTGGCAAGTATTTACACAAGCAGAGAGAGACTGGAAACATTTTGAAATTGCTTCTTAAAGCTCACTTTCTGACAATAGCACCGGACTCAAAAACAAAGCAATGCATTCATTGCTTCTCTTAGTTGTaagatggttattattattattttttatactgtTCTGTCTGGATCTCATCACCCATAACAAGAACCCATCTGCTGTGACTTCTTTGTTTTACACCTTAGTCTCAattcataaaattatttcaaattctgAAGTCTTGGGACATGTCCACATCCTGGGAGCCTGCTTGATGTGCCCCTGCTTCAAAGTTTCTAGACTCCAagtttctaacaagtttccagaaaACCTTACACTTTTCTGAAAATTCTCCCCTGTGGGGCAATGGCTTGACAAGTtacattcattcttttctctgtttaCTAAGGGGTCCTTTACTAGGATGCAATGTCCCTCCCGGCACTACTCTCTTCCCCCTCTAACACTTGATGCCACACTGTCTTCATTAGAATCTGAATAATGACAATATAGCAACATAACTACCCCTAAGGCCTTGCACTCTTCCATCTGGGAACCAGTTATTTTTCTGTGACGGCGATCAATAGccttctatatattttatactttgaaaGAATATTGTAAAATATCTTTGAAAGAGGTATAAGGGTGGATATGAAAAGCCATTCTAAGTAATTTCACTCTAAACTTTGATTACTAAGTTTATTTCTCAAAGGTTGAGGAAGGGGaatgcaaacaaacagaaatgaaggaaatcttACCCAGATATATGATCAACCATTCCTAGCAAATAGCGGGATGCAATTTTAATACAGTGGATGATGATCTATCAAATTTTCCAGTGTCAGGTTGTGTGTAGAACAGAATCCAAAACCTTAATAAAATTAAGCTGTATTAGATCTCTCACTTCCCTTGATCTCTCAGACCACTTTGAGAAAGAAATTAGATAAAACTATACTTTCCTCCATGCTCCAtttcctctctctgttctcctcCCATTTCCCACCttcacaacaacaaagacccaaatccCAAGCTACTGCATATTCTTCTGGCCAAAGCTCTCTGGGAAAAACACAATGCTGAGTGTGTCCTGATGTCTCCCAGGTCCTGCGGACAACTTCAAACAGAGGACAGCTGAAATCGGGCTGAAGTCACTTTGCTTGGTCCTCGGGGAAGGACCCAAAGGCAAGTTCCCAGCTGACTTTATCTCTATATTGCACCATATCTAAGTGGGGAAGGAAGTGGCTGGAGAGCTCCAAATGACCTTGTTCTTCAAGTCAGATGCTGGTTTTTGTTTTGAAGCCAGCCAGTGAAGAGAGACAAAGGTGCATGGTCTGGGTGAGCGGCTGCATGCCTTCTGGAGTGAAGAAGTGTTTAAAATGAACTCCTGGAGTGAACATTAAACTGGGAGTACAGGAATCTGGGTTCTAGTCTTagctgagcctcaatttcctcatctataaattgagATAGTTGAACTAGGTGATCTCTAAGAGGCATTAGTAATGTGTTGGAAGAGATTCCTATTGGTTTCAGGTCCAACAAATTCCTTGAACTGTATtcaaaacgtgtgtgtgtgtatgtgtgtgtgtattttcaatGGTGTCTGGACCTCCCAAActattaaaaatcattaaaactgATTTCAAACTCTAAAGTTCATCTAagtgatttttttatttgaagtcGCTTCATTTGGCTTTTCAGGATACAAAAATCGTAACTTTTCCAAGTGCATTCTGAGTAACTAAAATAAGCAATGCATATCTCCTTTCCAGCACTAATCCTCTGAtgcatgtttaaaaaattaatctagaCATTGATTATAACTTAAGCAAGAAAATCATCTGCTATAAACTTTTATAGATTCTGAATAGTTTTAGATTAAAATAATTGACTAATGAACTTAACAGCCTCAGTTTGTGTGTACATGCAAACCTAGATTAgaatactttctgtctctaaaaataatcataaatttttttttcttacaagttTGAAGTTGTCAGTTATAGGTTACACACACAGTCTTAACGAAATTTGAAATGGTCTTTAAGAATGAGTTGCTTTGAAGtcataaataagataaaaattttatttcttttggaaaataatcCATAAGTGACTTCTTTTCCCTAAGAATTGGTGATTTATATTCTAGTAAGGATTTTGGAGTCTAAGCAATTCTATTGCTTATTTGTTTCGACTATgagaactttctttttatttctctggtatTCAATTTCCTTTTGCACCTGAAAAATAAAGATAGTGAACTCAAATAAAATGTCCTTAGAGATTCCTCCCTCTTCAATGATACTATGGCTATACTTGGTATTCTAAATGCCCTGTTCTCAATATAGCTATCCCGGAGCTTAATGGAGAAAAGGTGGTGCTTTCATATTAGCTTTCTAGTTCTTTTGTTAATTAAgaacaattttttctttcttgtcctcAGTTTACCTGAATGCTCCTAAAATCTAAACACATTAGTAAATAAgagagctttatttttaataggtttctctcttcctttatgAGTGATAGAAGTTTTACAACGTGTGTTTAATTttcccataatttttaaaaggcaaatttcACTGGGACCATGAAAGAATTCTCTGGTATATCCAGACTACATAGAAACTGCCATCCCAGTTggctaaaaaataaaagcttggtTAAATTGACTTGGCCTGGCTCCCAGCGTTTCCCAGGCATTTAGCAATATCTGAGAGTTAAGTCCATCACCTTCAGAAGCTGCAATAACTCTTTGATTCACTGTAGTCCCATTTAGCACATTGCTCTGTAATAATATATTGGTGAGTAATATGAGAAAGTTGATTCTCCTTCCAAAGGCACCGTATTTATAACTTAGGATAAGAAGGTCTCTGGGACATTGTCAATTCTAAAGTTCTCCTTCCAAGTTGGTTGGTTATGTGGTCACTGGGGACatgctctttcttccttttaaaaaattatttcaggtgTCATAATGCTTCATACGGATATGATAAATTTTGTTTTGATATCTTAACACTGATGAATTGGATGACACATTTTTAGGGGGGATATTTTCTCCTACGGTGGTCCTttcataaggaccaccacttatGCTCCCCAAGGCATAGTGACTTTATACTCCGTAAGAATGCTACTCATGTACGCCCACCACATGAAAGGTGGTGCCAGCACATAGGGGAAATGTAGTGGTTAAGGAATTACACCTGCCCCACTTGTAGTTACAGAAACACTTTCTAATTTAGAATCATAGAATTCTACAAAAGACAACGTCTCATGATAGAAGGTATCCTATAATATCATCTTATCCAAATCTATCACCACCTAATTTTATAAATGGGAAAGAGGAACAAGGGGAGGTAACAGATTTTCCTAAAGCCACATAGCCTAGTTGACTGTAAATCCCAGACTCTTCTGAATCCTCCAGTGTTTTCATGACACATCATGTATAGAACCTGTGGAGAATGAAACTATCTAAAACTGCCCTCTGTAAAGAGTTTTTGATAAATGAAGGTTTCTATTATTATTTGCCTAAATTTTATCTTACACCTAAATTACTTTTTGAAGATTCATGAGAAATCAAAGCTAAAAGTAACAGACTGTTAATGTTACAAAACAGCAGCTTCCATATTTTTCTCATTACTGATTACAGTCCTAATTGGTAGTTGCTTAGTTGCTCCCAGTAGAAATCAAAACAATTATTTTGCTAATATTCAAGCAGCTGGAAAATATTTGGCATATCCCAATTTTGTACTTAAAAtagatgcttatttttaaaataaaggtaatatATTTTAGGTTGTTAAGGACGATTTGTTGAATACTTATCGAGCTACAGTATTTTGAGGCTTGTCTTATTCTAAGTCCATTGGTGCGCTCTCAATTCTCACAACAGCTAGCTCCTATTCAATGTCAAAATACAAATTTCAATAACTGTCTCTAATGCCACAGTAACTTTAGAGAGATGCAGCATGCcttttaactattaaaaaaaggGTCAAACCTGGTGCAAAATTACATAAAGGCGCAGTTTGGGGGACAGAATAGAAATTGAATACACCAAGGTAGCTGCTTGGGAAAATGAACAGTATATAATCTaatatctttaattttatatacatgaatataatGTATGTCAACTTTGTACATGAGATACATACagtatttaaacattttactcAACAGATAAGAATTTACAATAGCAATAGAACTGACTAAAGGGCTGTCCACTTAATATACTTAGATTAGATCCGTACTTTAACAGGAAAAGAATTTAATAGTTTACAATCATAGAAACACTGACATTTAAAACAagactttataaaataatttatatatatcctAGCATCTATTGAGAGGAATAATTTGCATTTGTGGATGTGTGCAATGAATGGCATATTCAAAATTTTTAGGTGATAAAATAATTTAGAAGCAGTTCATGCAGTGGTCAAAGCAAGGGATGGCAGTTCCTTCAAGATGTCCTTTCTCTTTGACATCAGTGGATATCAGATGCACGCTAGGTACCATTGGGGCACACTAGACCAAGTCTCCTCCAACAATTACTTATATAAACATCAATATACACCAGTTGATATCCTTTCTTCCATAGTACAAGTACAGGTCACAACTTCTCTCAGCTGTGGGAGTAGTCAGTTTATACTTAAAGTGATTTAATGTCTCTCCTGGAGTTCTAAGTGATATATCTCTATACAAGGTAACTAACAGAACTTCCTGGTTTTCACAACTTTACTCTGATACTTCACAGAGTGCCCCCCATGTCCTGTGACATAAACATCCAGCAGGTAAGATTTTCcaggctgaagacctttaattgTTTCTGTGGTCACTGCTTTTTGCAGGTTTTGACTGTGGAAATATTTACAGAGGACCTTCTCTGATTTCTTCCTTGTATCTGGTCCAAGGCATTGGTtttgctctcttttcttctggTCTTCACTGTAATTATCATTCACTTCCTTTTTGTAGATGCAAAACTTGTTCCTTTCCTGGGTGCCTAGCCAAGCCACGGTGGCCGAAGAACAGGTACGGAGCTTGTCGAAGGCTTTGATGCGTGTGTCTTCAGGAAGAGAGGGAAATGACTGCTTACTGGGTCTGGTGGTAGCTAATATTTTCAACATAGACGCTCCCTTCTTGTTTCCTTTCAGTCGAATGAGATATTTGGCTTTCGGTTTTCCTCTCAGCTGAAACTGTCGAATGCCTTCCACATTCTGAGACAGAAGAAGTTTCCCATCTCTTCTCACTTGGATTTGGACAGCGTCCAGACAAGAGTGAATAAAGAAGGTGACTTTTTGGTGAGACGAGACTGGAGCAAACCGTAGAAACTTTGCCCCCTTCCTTTTAACAAACACATCTGTAACTTTCCCATCTTTCAGCTCAACTGTCTTCTGTTTCGCTTCTTCCTTGGTCCTGGCAAAGGTGCCCACGTAAGCAGTGCTcatgttgctgttgctgttggcCACGAAGACGTCAAAGTAGTACTGCGTGTCGGGTTTCAGATCCGAGACGGTGAAGATGTTCTTGTTTCCTATGCAGATTTTCTGAATGTCAGCCTTGGGCCTCGAGTAGGCATGCCGCCCCAGTTTCGGAGACGGCTTTGTCAGGAAGCTGCGCTCTTTACCTGAAGCATCCGAAGCAAATCCGAAGTGGGCAAAGTCAAAAGGGCTGAAGTCCAGACCGGGCTTTGGTGCCATCATGAAAGCGTCGTCCGCACTCAACTTCGCTTCCACCGCGCAGAGACTTTTGAAATTGTGCTCCTTGTTGATGACCACACAGTACTGAATGGGCTGTTTCAGCAAAGAGGCCGTGGGGCTCGGTTTCCAAGCCAAAGTGACCGTGGTGCATCCCAGGGAGGTAACGTCGACTCTTGGGTCGTAAGGTAATTCAGGGTAGGGCTGGTCCGACTCTGGAGTTGTGGTGGCATATACTTTGAaatgtgtgtctttctctgttgaaAGAAGCTCCAACTGATATAAACCAGATGGAGAACTAGAAGATATGAAATATTCCACGTCGTTGCCTTTGTAGGAGAATAACTCTGTGCCTTCCACATTAATGATCTGCTGCTTCTGCTGATCTAGAGGCTCTGGATCCCCTAAAAGACACAAGAGAAGCACAGCCTACACGTCAGGGCATGTGCTGTGGCTTGCCAACCTTAGACTGTGTTCTTAAGACAATTTAATTGAGTTTTTCTCCATTATAAAAGGAATACATGTTCCCAGTAGAAAACTGGGAGATAGAgaacaagattaaaaaaatcatccaTTCGTACAAGATCCAGATAGTCCTTTATTAATAGTTTGGTCTATTTCTATCAGTCTTCCTTCTACACATGTTTATACAGTTggtattattttctcttatttttctctgcaacTTTATAACATTTATTATCATGCATATACGTACCTAGAGAAACCTCCATTTTTCTCACTTAATAttatatcataaaaataaaactgttggtTAATTTTTGACCATTATAATAATGCTGTTATATATGTAAGGCTTTTCTGATTTTACATTATTTCTTCAGGATAGATTCCAGCTGGTAGAATGTTTAGGTCAAAGACTGCAAACCTCTTAGAGACTAATCCCTACTGTCAATCTGCTTACCAGAAGGATTCTATCAGTTTGCACTTGGATGGCTAGCCATTTCACTAATTTCACTTTTGTTAGTAGGACTGGACAATCTcattaaaatatagaatataaagCACCAGTAAGAGGACCTAATTTTCAATGTGTAGAACACGTGCTCAGGAGGAATATAGGGAAAGtactgaaactaaaataatgttttccattttttgttaCTATTAATATCAGATATCACACAGATATCAGTGTTAGAGTTAGAAGACCCAGAGAAGGACTGTGTAGCCAGAGTGGGAATGGATCTTTTCCAGCTGATCACTGCAGGTTGAGAGTGAGGTATGTAGAATTTCATATTCCTAAACCACGCAATTAACACAATCATCATGTGACTATTCATTCTACCTCAATCTCATCACTTCCCATGTGCCCTTTCAATATTTTCCTAATTACAGTGTTCCCACATCACTGTAAGTATCCAGCTTGCTACCATCCTGTCATGGCACCAATCTCAAGCCTTCACTTTAAGCTAGGATGCCTTTGCCCCTTAAAGGGAGGCAGTATCAACCCAGGGCCTCATACAGACTCTACTCATTTCTTTGTATCTGTTATTTGCTTTCCATCATCTGCATCTTCTTTAAATGCCTGACCTATTCCTCCTGACTTTCTTCTCAGCCTGGACTTTCAGTGGTGCTCAATGCCCTTTTGTTCTCTCTTTGTGGCTTCCCTTTATTCCCCTGAGATCAGAGGCTCTTATCCTTGGGTGCATATTAGATT
This window encodes:
- the NDNF gene encoding protein NDNF, which encodes MVPLHWCMLWLLLPLSSRTQKLPTRDEELFQMQIRDKAFFHDSSVIPDGAEISSYLFRDTPKRYFFVVEEDNTPLSVTVTPCDAPLAWTLSLQELPEDASGEGSGDPEPLDQQKQQIINVEGTELFSYKGNDVEYFISSSSPSGLYQLELLSTEKDTHFKVYATTTPESDQPYPELPYDPRVDVTSLGCTTVTLAWKPSPTASLLKQPIQYCVVINKEHNFKSLCAVEAKLSADDAFMMAPKPGLDFSPFDFAHFGFASDASGKERSFLTKPSPKLGRHAYSRPKADIQKICIGNKNIFTVSDLKPDTQYYFDVFVANSNSNMSTAYVGTFARTKEEAKQKTVELKDGKVTDVFVKRKGAKFLRFAPVSSHQKVTFFIHSCLDAVQIQVRRDGKLLLSQNVEGIRQFQLRGKPKAKYLIRLKGNKKGASMLKILATTRPSKQSFPSLPEDTRIKAFDKLRTCSSATVAWLGTQERNKFCIYKKEVNDNYSEDQKKREQNQCLGPDTRKKSEKVLCKYFHSQNLQKAVTTETIKGLQPGKSYLLDVYVTGHGGHSVKYQSKVVKTRKFC